A single Methanomassiliicoccales archaeon DNA region contains:
- a CDS encoding exonuclease SbcCD subunit D — protein sequence MKIVHVSDTHIGFSAYRKVDDEAGINQREMDIYRRFAEFADKAIEIHPDVIIHSGDLFDSVRPSNRAISVALDNLARITAADIPVVVIAGNHSTPRLRETGSVFKILEHVRGLRAVYSGIYERVVQDDITIHAVPHNEGDALFTELDKVRPDDDANYNVETLHAGVSGLNVFKMGEFNETIVPSSYLRTDMDYIALGHYHNYSSAADNAYYAGSIERLTFSEADEAKGFVVLDLDSKKRRFVKLAAREMMDLGPIDASGMDTASLMEEISNVLDTVSMDGRIVRLIVNRVPSAVYKAVDFNRIVQKASTATHFEPKFEVVQENSSVQWKSASIDSLESEYSSFLDQYPVELVSKDEVRAKGLEYLKRGLEGSN from the coding sequence ATGAAGATAGTTCACGTCTCCGATACCCACATCGGATTCTCCGCCTACCGCAAGGTGGATGATGAGGCCGGCATCAACCAGAGGGAGATGGACATATACAGGAGATTCGCCGAGTTCGCTGACAAGGCCATTGAGATCCATCCGGACGTGATCATCCATTCCGGCGACCTGTTCGATTCGGTAAGGCCATCCAATCGTGCCATATCGGTGGCCCTGGACAACCTGGCCCGCATCACCGCCGCGGACATCCCGGTTGTGGTGATAGCCGGCAACCACTCCACGCCCAGGCTCAGGGAGACGGGAAGCGTGTTCAAGATCCTTGAACATGTCCGGGGGCTCAGAGCGGTCTATAGCGGGATCTATGAGCGGGTGGTCCAGGACGACATCACCATCCATGCCGTGCCCCACAACGAGGGGGACGCGCTGTTCACAGAACTGGACAAAGTCCGCCCGGATGATGATGCGAATTACAACGTGGAAACGCTGCATGCCGGGGTCTCCGGGCTCAACGTCTTCAAGATGGGCGAGTTCAACGAGACCATTGTCCCATCGTCCTACCTCCGGACGGATATGGATTACATCGCCTTAGGACACTACCACAACTATTCCAGCGCTGCCGACAACGCCTACTACGCCGGCTCAATAGAGCGGCTCACCTTCTCGGAAGCGGACGAGGCGAAGGGCTTTGTAGTGCTGGACCTGGACTCGAAAAAGCGCAGGTTCGTCAAGCTCGCCGCCCGGGAGATGATGGACCTGGGGCCCATCGACGCCTCGGGAATGGACACGGCCTCGCTCATGGAAGAGATATCCAACGTGCTGGACACGGTATCCATGGACGGAAGGATAGTACGTTTGATCGTAAACCGGGTCCCGTCGGCAGTGTACAAGGCCGTGGACTTCAACCGCATAGTGCAGAAGGCCTCCACGGCAACCCATTTCGAACCCAAGTTCGAGGTGGTCCAGGAGAACTCCTCGGTCCAATGGAAGAGCGCCAGCATCGATTCCCTGGAATCGGAGTACTCGTCCTTTCTGGACCAGTATCCGGTCGAGCTGGTGAGCAAGGACGAGGTCAGGGCGAAGGGGTTGGAATACCTGAAAAGGGGGCTGGAAGGATCAAACTGA
- a CDS encoding acetate--CoA ligase family protein: MRTERMRELFEPASIAVVGAAREENKVGHIVLRNIISSGFTGKLYPVNPKSEEILGLRCYASISLVPDQVDLVVVTTPAHTVPGIIEETGRKGTKAVIVISAGFKETGKDGAELERRIGEIARSYGMRILGPNCLGMINTHSMINATFTNQYPRTGSIAISSQSGAICSVMLDWAQRTNVGFSKFVSVGNKLDIDEADLLQYLRDDPLTKVIGMYIEGTDRGIEFMRQAKLTTRDKPIIALKAGRTSSGAKAASSHTGALSGSDRVYDAALAQSGIIRVKTIEELFDHLTLFSSMPLPEGDRIAIITNAGGLGVMAADACSDYGMTLASFKPETIELLKTKLPESANFYNPVDVIGDADADRYSFAVDAIMKDDSVSCILALMAPTDIVDTASVATALARFAGNSTKPFVTAFVGGAGLEKAVSILRTSGVPNYESPDRAVQSLAAMVAYKRFKDSKEDGGPVSFEGDKVRTKAVLDSVRSENRLMLSESEGKEILSAYGIDVPLEGMAKDADQAVMEAQRIGYPLVMKIESPDIAHKTDVGGVVVDIKNDDEVRAQFQLIMARVSSRMPQARIDGVSLERMVKGREVIVGMVRDNQFGPVVTFGLGGIFVEIMRDVSQRIAPLTRQDVISMIQSIKAYPILTGARGRRPADIAALQEVIGRLSQLAMDFPELAEFEMNPVIVGDEGQGASAVDALATIRRETA, encoded by the coding sequence TTGCGGACGGAGAGGATGAGGGAACTTTTCGAGCCTGCAAGCATAGCTGTGGTCGGCGCGGCCAGGGAGGAGAACAAGGTCGGCCATATAGTCCTACGCAACATCATCAGCTCGGGCTTCACCGGTAAGCTCTATCCGGTCAATCCCAAGTCGGAGGAGATACTGGGGCTAAGATGCTATGCCAGCATATCGCTCGTCCCGGACCAGGTGGACCTGGTGGTCGTCACGACGCCCGCCCATACGGTACCGGGGATCATCGAGGAGACCGGCCGCAAGGGCACCAAGGCGGTCATCGTGATCTCGGCCGGCTTCAAGGAGACCGGCAAGGACGGTGCCGAACTGGAGCGCAGGATTGGGGAGATCGCCCGTTCGTACGGGATGAGGATCCTGGGCCCCAATTGCCTGGGCATGATCAACACCCACAGCATGATCAACGCCACCTTCACCAACCAGTACCCGAGGACCGGCTCCATCGCAATAAGTTCCCAGTCTGGCGCCATCTGCTCGGTGATGCTGGATTGGGCCCAACGCACCAATGTCGGGTTCTCCAAGTTCGTGAGCGTCGGGAACAAACTGGACATCGATGAGGCGGACTTGCTGCAGTACCTGCGCGACGACCCTCTGACCAAGGTCATCGGGATGTACATCGAGGGAACGGACCGCGGGATCGAGTTCATGCGCCAGGCCAAGCTCACCACCAGGGATAAGCCGATCATCGCCCTCAAGGCAGGAAGGACCTCCTCCGGAGCCAAGGCAGCATCGTCCCATACCGGAGCGTTGTCCGGCAGCGACCGGGTATACGACGCGGCCCTGGCCCAGTCCGGCATCATCCGGGTCAAGACCATCGAGGAATTGTTCGATCACCTGACTCTCTTTTCGAGCATGCCGTTGCCGGAGGGCGACCGCATCGCCATCATCACCAATGCCGGCGGCCTTGGGGTCATGGCGGCGGACGCCTGCTCCGATTACGGCATGACGCTTGCCTCTTTCAAACCAGAGACCATCGAGCTGCTGAAGACAAAGTTGCCTGAATCGGCCAACTTCTATAATCCGGTGGACGTGATAGGCGACGCTGATGCCGACCGATACTCTTTCGCCGTCGATGCGATCATGAAGGACGACAGCGTATCCTGCATCCTGGCATTGATGGCGCCCACGGACATCGTGGACACCGCCTCGGTCGCAACGGCTCTGGCCAGGTTCGCTGGTAATTCCACCAAGCCGTTCGTCACGGCGTTCGTCGGAGGGGCGGGCCTGGAAAAGGCGGTCAGCATCCTGAGGACGTCTGGCGTTCCCAACTACGAATCACCTGACCGTGCTGTGCAATCGCTCGCCGCCATGGTCGCATACAAGCGGTTCAAGGACTCCAAGGAGGATGGGGGGCCGGTCTCCTTTGAAGGTGACAAGGTCCGCACCAAGGCCGTGCTGGACAGCGTCCGTTCCGAGAACCGTCTCATGCTTTCCGAATCCGAAGGCAAGGAGATCCTGAGCGCCTACGGCATCGACGTTCCGTTGGAAGGGATGGCCAAGGATGCCGACCAAGCGGTCATGGAAGCACAGAGGATCGGATATCCGCTGGTCATGAAGATCGAATCGCCGGACATCGCGCACAAGACCGACGTGGGCGGGGTTGTGGTAGACATCAAGAACGACGACGAGGTAAGGGCCCAATTCCAGCTCATCATGGCCCGGGTCTCTTCCCGGATGCCGCAGGCCAGGATCGACGGGGTATCCCTGGAGCGCATGGTCAAGGGAAGAGAGGTCATCGTGGGCATGGTCCGGGACAACCAGTTCGGACCGGTGGTGACTTTCGGGCTAGGTGGTATATTCGTGGAGATAATGAGGGATGTATCGCAGAGGATAGCTCCATTAACCCGGCAGGACGTTATCAGCATGATACAGTCCATCAAGGCATATCCGATCCTTACCGGGGCCAGAGGAAGGCGCCCGGCGGATATAGCGGCGCTCCAGGAGGTCATCGGCAGGCTGTCGCAGCTGGCCATGGACTTCCCTGAACTGGCTGAGTTCGAGATGAACCCGGTCATCGTCGGCGATGAGGGGCAGGGGGCGAGCGCCGTGGATGCGCTCGCGACGATCAGGAGGGAAACAGCATGA
- a CDS encoding SMC family ATPase, with protein MGVLVLSGPVSGRAGEQGRGQGEGVGIPEKGAGRIKLRYLELKNYRKFRNARVEFPDGIVGIIGQNGSGKSSLVEAIAWALYGNESSIVRTTKEGIRSSSAGPNDECSVELDFDLGPDHYRVVRSIKGKNCVTDASLSVNGSLTAKTDKGVTDVIVDRLGMDYKSFFISVFARQKDLNALSTLRPADRKKTILRMLEIDVLDDVVTEIDKDAKGKRTELANLNLFLYEADGQEKRKRIETERTALAADVQQLESSLQEQRRLLEALDKRTNVVKTEWDLAEGKYREYSSHKQKAAELRAGMERNAQSVDRLAKDIESLMEKGRKATELEGANRQYLDSVARKDSMESLRSSFMELDYQRTRRSKLEKEAISLVERIGRSRKDLADLKDPSKHLSSVEDNLKHADENIANANRRSDWLRGEVKRVEKDAAAREKRRTEIQSIGPDSKCPTCERTLAEHYTTLLELMAKEISEMRRQLAELSAQLTSADDDLDKCKKVRGNIDIRLQKLRKEVIEETKLASSVKGLEDQVTKVRTDMADTDSAISRIGTVDFDVLAYERLKKDLLELKRTSDLYNQLTIEARRLPEVESQKASLEKHIEAEREELSLAQERMASSGHSDELLEKAKRTYVEVRDRREAKAKETYALQNGIDRRKAEISGKDEQLKQLAEVELKVGAIQKESETLAVLSEVMKVFRSNVISRIVPTLSEISSGLFEELTEAKYNGMELDEDYDIYIYDKGQKYPLDRFSGGEADLANLCLRLAISRVISERSGSSINFLVLDEIFGSQDNIRKRNIMQTFTGLSKQFGQIVLITHIEEVKDLMGNVIGIKELSDGSSEVSIIR; from the coding sequence ATCGGAGTACTCGTCCTTTCTGGACCAGTATCCGGTCGAGCTGGTGAGCAAGGACGAGGTCAGGGCGAAGGGGTTGGAATACCTGAAAAGGGGGCTGGAAGGATCAAACTGAGATACCTCGAGCTGAAGAACTACCGCAAGTTCCGCAATGCCCGGGTGGAGTTCCCCGACGGGATCGTAGGGATCATAGGGCAGAACGGTTCCGGCAAGTCCAGCCTGGTGGAGGCTATCGCCTGGGCGCTTTACGGTAACGAGTCATCGATCGTCCGTACCACCAAGGAAGGCATTAGGAGCTCGTCCGCCGGACCGAATGACGAATGCTCGGTGGAGCTTGATTTCGATCTCGGACCGGACCATTACAGGGTGGTCCGAAGCATCAAGGGCAAGAATTGCGTGACCGATGCGTCCCTCAGCGTGAACGGTTCACTGACCGCCAAGACCGATAAGGGCGTCACCGACGTGATCGTCGACCGGCTGGGCATGGACTACAAGTCATTCTTCATCTCGGTTTTCGCCAGGCAGAAGGACCTGAATGCGCTTTCGACGCTCCGTCCGGCCGATCGAAAGAAGACCATACTGAGAATGCTGGAGATCGATGTCCTGGACGATGTGGTCACGGAGATCGACAAGGACGCCAAGGGCAAGCGTACCGAACTGGCGAATCTCAACCTGTTCCTGTACGAAGCCGATGGCCAGGAGAAAAGGAAGAGGATCGAGACGGAACGCACGGCGCTGGCTGCAGATGTCCAGCAACTGGAATCGTCGCTCCAGGAACAAAGAAGGCTCCTCGAGGCCCTGGACAAAAGGACCAACGTGGTAAAGACGGAATGGGACCTGGCCGAAGGCAAATACCGGGAATACTCATCACATAAGCAGAAGGCGGCAGAATTACGGGCGGGCATGGAACGGAACGCCCAGTCCGTCGACCGTTTGGCAAAGGACATCGAATCCCTCATGGAAAAGGGTAGGAAAGCTACAGAGCTGGAGGGTGCTAACAGACAATACCTGGATTCCGTGGCACGGAAGGACTCGATGGAGTCATTACGATCATCGTTCATGGAGCTGGATTATCAGCGGACCCGCAGGTCCAAACTGGAGAAGGAAGCCATCTCACTGGTGGAAAGGATCGGCCGTTCCAGGAAGGACCTTGCCGACCTCAAGGACCCCTCTAAGCATCTTTCCTCGGTCGAGGACAACCTGAAGCATGCGGATGAGAACATCGCGAACGCTAACCGCAGGTCGGATTGGCTCAGAGGCGAGGTAAAGCGCGTGGAAAAGGATGCGGCGGCCCGGGAGAAGAGAAGGACGGAGATCCAATCGATCGGCCCGGACAGCAAATGTCCCACCTGCGAAAGGACGTTGGCCGAGCATTACACGACGTTATTGGAGCTGATGGCGAAGGAGATCTCGGAAATGCGGCGTCAGTTGGCTGAACTGTCCGCTCAGCTCACTTCAGCTGATGACGATCTGGATAAGTGCAAGAAGGTCCGCGGGAACATCGATATCCGGCTCCAGAAGCTAAGAAAGGAGGTCATCGAGGAAACGAAACTCGCCTCCTCTGTCAAAGGCCTTGAGGACCAGGTAACGAAGGTAAGGACCGATATGGCCGATACAGATTCGGCGATCTCCCGGATCGGGACGGTGGATTTCGATGTCCTCGCCTACGAAAGGCTCAAGAAGGACCTGTTGGAGCTGAAAAGGACCTCGGACCTCTACAACCAGCTGACCATCGAGGCGAGACGCCTGCCGGAAGTGGAATCCCAAAAGGCATCGCTGGAAAAGCACATCGAGGCCGAACGCGAGGAACTAAGCCTGGCCCAGGAGCGGATGGCCTCGTCTGGCCACAGCGACGAGCTTCTGGAAAAGGCAAAGCGGACCTACGTGGAGGTCAGGGACCGGCGCGAGGCGAAGGCCAAGGAGACCTATGCGCTGCAGAACGGCATCGATCGAAGGAAGGCAGAGATATCCGGAAAGGACGAACAGCTGAAACAGCTTGCCGAGGTTGAGTTGAAGGTGGGAGCCATCCAGAAGGAGAGCGAGACCCTGGCGGTCCTGAGCGAGGTGATGAAGGTCTTCCGTTCCAATGTCATCTCCCGCATCGTGCCGACGCTCTCGGAGATATCCTCCGGCCTATTCGAGGAACTGACCGAGGCCAAGTACAACGGCATGGAGCTTGATGAGGATTACGACATCTACATCTACGACAAGGGTCAGAAGTATCCGCTGGACCGGTTCTCCGGGGGCGAGGCGGACCTGGCCAACCTGTGCCTGCGCCTGGCGATATCCCGGGTCATATCGGAACGGTCAGGCAGCAGCATCAACTTCCTGGTGCTGGACGAGATATTCGGTTCTCAGGACAACATCCGCAAGAGGAACATCATGCAGACCTTCACCGGCTTGTCCAAGCAGTTCGGGCAGATCGTCCTGATCACGCACATCGAGGAGGTCAAGGACCTCATGGGCAACGTCATCGGCATCAAGGAGCTGTCGGACGGCTCGAGCGAGGTATCCATCATCCGATGA
- a CDS encoding peptidylprolyl isomerase: MVKEVHAAHILVKNQDKAKELLAQIKAVPPADAGKKFGELAKQFSECPSGKKGGDLGWFTRQKMVKEFEDQGFGGKKGDIAGPFKTQFGWHLMWIIDQK; this comes from the coding sequence ATGGTAAAGGAAGTACACGCAGCGCACATCCTAGTCAAGAACCAAGACAAGGCCAAGGAACTCCTGGCCCAGATCAAGGCAGTTCCGCCGGCCGATGCTGGAAAGAAGTTCGGCGAGCTGGCCAAGCAGTTCTCCGAGTGCCCGTCGGGCAAGAAGGGTGGCGACCTGGGCTGGTTCACCAGACAGAAGATGGTCAAGGAGTTCGAGGACCAGGGCTTCGGTGGCAAGAAAGGAGACATCGCCGGCCCGTTCAAGACCCAGTTCGGATGGCACTTGATGTGGATAATCGACCAGAAGTGA
- a CDS encoding AAA family ATPase, producing the protein MRSLFLGSAVERSGKTMVTLGLAKNFPGKVGFFKPFKETLMTIDDRVIDQDAYLMKKVLGLSHSEEVLSPFTYDMEKPVDMDEIVKAYDKLKGKSDLMLIEGTREITTGFLNDVSGMAIAENVQSGVVLVSRARSSDLDKIAMLKHMMRRYKVNFRGVILNMNEDQKVVKMLESKHIQVLGSIPPLKELCRFNVEEVADALGATVIVAEDRMDRIVEEVMVGAMTPETALKTMRRFANKAIITGGDRSDIQMAALSTDTSCLVLTGGLYPDRQVVAKAYELGVPILLTRQDTLNASETIEHLIARIDPDDTNKIDLVARTVKEYVDLDAVYTD; encoded by the coding sequence ATGAGGTCATTATTCTTGGGTTCGGCGGTGGAAAGGTCCGGAAAGACGATGGTCACTCTGGGACTGGCGAAGAACTTCCCAGGTAAGGTCGGGTTCTTCAAACCGTTCAAGGAGACGCTCATGACGATCGACGACCGGGTAATAGACCAGGACGCCTACCTGATGAAGAAGGTGCTGGGACTATCTCATTCAGAGGAGGTCCTGAGCCCCTTCACCTATGACATGGAGAAGCCGGTCGATATGGATGAGATCGTCAAGGCCTATGACAAGCTGAAGGGAAAATCGGACCTGATGCTCATCGAGGGGACAAGGGAGATAACCACCGGTTTCCTTAATGACGTATCCGGCATGGCCATTGCCGAGAACGTGCAGTCCGGTGTGGTCCTCGTGTCCCGTGCCCGGTCATCGGATCTGGACAAGATCGCCATGCTGAAGCACATGATGCGCCGCTATAAGGTAAACTTCCGCGGGGTCATCCTCAACATGAACGAGGACCAGAAGGTGGTCAAGATGCTGGAATCGAAGCATATCCAGGTACTGGGCTCGATCCCTCCGCTCAAGGAGCTATGCCGGTTCAATGTCGAAGAGGTGGCGGACGCCCTGGGGGCCACGGTCATTGTCGCAGAGGACCGGATGGACCGAATCGTGGAGGAGGTCATGGTCGGCGCCATGACCCCTGAGACGGCGCTGAAGACCATGAGGCGCTTTGCCAACAAGGCCATCATCACCGGGGGTGACCGCTCCGATATACAGATGGCCGCGCTCTCCACGGACACGTCCTGCCTGGTGCTCACCGGAGGACTGTACCCGGATCGGCAGGTGGTGGCCAAGGCCTATGAATTGGGCGTCCCCATACTGCTGACCCGTCAGGACACCCTGAACGCTTCCGAGACGATCGAGCACCTGATAGCCAGGATCGATCCGGACGACACCAACAAGATCGATCTGGTGGCCCGCACGGTCAAGGAATATGTGGACCTGGATGCGGTGTACACTGATTGA